A genome region from Setaria italica strain Yugu1 chromosome III, Setaria_italica_v2.0, whole genome shotgun sequence includes the following:
- the LOC101753615 gene encoding 30S ribosomal protein S17, chloroplastic, translating to MLLSSPFIVSPPTLRVSPSPQQAQGCRPAGLLRIEAAKQLTGRVVTTKADKTVGVEVVRLAPHPKYKRRERIKKKYQAHDPENQFKVGDVVELRSSRPISKTKHFVAIPLPPRDTRRKSQLLPPLQSQQADGDQPPPSTAD from the coding sequence ATGCTGCTGAGCTCCCCCTTCATCGTCTCCCCGCCGACGCTGCGGGTCTCGCCCTCCCCGCAGCAGGCGCAGgggtgccggccggcggggctccTCCGGATCGAGGCGGCGAAGCAGCTGACGGGGCGGGTGGTGACGACCAAGGCGGACAAGACGGTGGGCGTGGAGGTGGTGCGCCTGGCGCCGCACCCCAAGTACAAGCGGCGGGAGCGCATCAAGAAGAAGTACCAGGCGCACGACCCGGAGAACCAGTTCAAGGTCGGCGACGTCGTGGAGCTCCGCAGCTCCCGCCCCATCTCCAAGACCAAGCACTTCGTCGCCATCCCGCTCCCACCCCGCGACACCCGCCGCAAGTCGCAGCTCCTCCCGCCGCTCCAGTCGCAGCAGGCCGACGGcgaccagccgccgccgtccacggcAGACTAA